From the genome of Colwellia psychrerythraea 34H, one region includes:
- a CDS encoding FAD-dependent oxidoreductase: protein MTELPQLKNKITIAGSGPVGAMLAIILSRANYQVDVFESRPDPRTHIAQQGRSINITLSERAWAALAIIGIDKKVRQYATPLYKRVFHGQDGIISEQNYGKKNQAIWSISREKLTDILISQAEQEAQVNLHFEQRLTYVDFSTACSSFSYLKAGRKGHKEIDADYVFAADGAFSKVRRLAQETPRFSYSQRYMKQSYIELTISPNKDGSSKLSPHASHLWPRKGFLLIALPNNDGSFTCTLYLNYQGPISFSSLTSAKAVEDFFLHHFTDVMPLLESPVTEFLNKTPSPLFLVSVDPWVINNKVALIGDAAHAMLPFYGQGLNSSFEDCHVLAKLIKLYRDDWLKILPAYYLQRKKNNDAISKLSNDYFTEISSLDDNIDEQLNKKIAHQFALKYPELWPSLDQMVSFSPDISYVKAREISVAQKSIMAEIMQIKNIHQCWQEDHIYQELEKMALTRLAPLLK, encoded by the coding sequence TTGACTGAACTTCCACAGTTAAAAAATAAAATCACCATCGCAGGATCTGGCCCTGTAGGCGCCATGCTAGCCATTATTTTATCACGTGCCAATTATCAGGTAGATGTCTTTGAATCACGCCCAGACCCCAGAACGCACATTGCTCAGCAAGGTAGATCTATTAATATTACTTTATCAGAGAGAGCATGGGCGGCACTGGCTATTATTGGCATTGATAAGAAAGTTCGTCAATATGCTACGCCACTTTATAAGCGTGTATTCCATGGGCAAGATGGGATTATATCAGAACAAAACTATGGCAAAAAAAATCAAGCTATCTGGTCTATATCACGAGAAAAATTGACTGATATTCTGATCAGTCAAGCTGAGCAAGAAGCACAAGTTAACTTACACTTTGAGCAACGATTAACATACGTAGATTTTAGCACTGCTTGCTCCTCTTTCAGCTACTTGAAAGCAGGTAGAAAAGGCCATAAAGAGATAGATGCAGATTACGTCTTTGCTGCCGATGGTGCTTTTTCTAAAGTACGTCGTCTTGCGCAGGAAACACCACGTTTTAGCTATTCTCAACGTTATATGAAGCAATCATACATAGAATTAACCATTTCCCCGAACAAAGATGGTAGTTCTAAATTATCGCCACATGCTAGTCATTTATGGCCTCGCAAGGGATTTTTATTGATTGCACTGCCAAATAATGATGGTAGTTTTACCTGTACCTTATACTTAAACTACCAAGGACCTATTTCATTTTCGTCACTGACAAGTGCAAAGGCTGTAGAGGATTTTTTTCTCCATCATTTTACTGATGTTATGCCACTATTAGAAAGTCCTGTCACTGAATTCCTAAATAAAACACCTAGTCCACTATTTTTAGTGAGTGTCGATCCTTGGGTGATAAATAACAAAGTGGCTTTGATAGGCGATGCTGCGCATGCCATGCTGCCTTTCTATGGCCAAGGTTTAAATAGTAGTTTTGAAGATTGTCACGTACTCGCAAAGCTTATCAAGTTATACCGTGATGACTGGCTAAAAATATTACCCGCTTATTACTTACAACGTAAAAAAAATAACGATGCTATTAGTAAATTATCTAATGACTATTTTACTGAGATAAGCAGTCTTGATGATAATATTGATGAGCAATTGAATAAAAAGATAGCTCATCAATTCGCATTAAAGTACCCCGAACTTTGGCCTTCATTAGATCAAATGGTCAGTTTTTCTCCTGATATATCATACGTAAAAGCCAGAGAGATATCAGTAGCACAAAAGAGCATTATGGCTGAAATAATGCAAATTAAGAATATTCACCAGTGTTGGCAGGAGGATCACATATACCAGGAGTTAGAAAAAATGGCCTTAACAAGACTTGCCCCTTTACTCAAATAG
- a CDS encoding Hsp20 family protein — MRNSTDYSPLYRSFIGFDHLASLIDKASQPGKQSSYPPYNIELLAENQYRITMAVAGFREEDIDIESKDNGLIIVGTKQPPANSTQESEATTRHFLHQGIAERNFERKFQLGEHVKVIGAFMENGLLHVDLEREIPEALKSRKIAINGKSLLNGNS, encoded by the coding sequence ATGCGTAACTCTACAGACTACAGCCCTCTTTATCGTTCATTTATTGGCTTTGACCATTTAGCTAGTTTAATTGATAAAGCTTCCCAGCCGGGCAAACAATCATCATACCCGCCATATAACATTGAGTTATTGGCCGAAAATCAATACCGGATTACTATGGCTGTCGCAGGCTTTCGTGAAGAAGATATTGATATTGAATCTAAAGACAATGGCTTAATCATTGTTGGTACCAAGCAACCCCCAGCTAATTCAACACAGGAAAGCGAAGCAACCACTCGTCATTTTTTACATCAAGGTATTGCAGAGCGAAATTTTGAGCGTAAATTCCAACTAGGAGAACACGTCAAAGTCATTGGCGCCTTTATGGAAAATGGTTTACTACACGTTGATTTAGAACGAGAAATCCCAGAAGCATTAAAGTCTCGAAAGATAGCTATAAATGGTAAAAGTTTATTGAATGGAAATTCATAA
- the tpx gene encoding thiol peroxidase, with protein MNFPTSNIALCAFFIASFTIAFTSHSDNFDSKKLKSTQNLVKAGDKYVTLLGEQVNVGEQAPQFKVVDKNFAPVTLADFQGQTVLISVVPSLDTGVCSIQTKRFNEEAAKLPENITILTISNDLPFAQKRFCDAEKVDNIKVLSDSVWRDFGTSYGLLIKDMGLLTRAIFVINNQGKIVYKELVANISQHPNYDKALAKVRYTAPVIVIDPEAEVDATKELPVKETEK; from the coding sequence ATGAATTTTCCTACTTCAAACATTGCCTTATGTGCATTTTTTATCGCCAGTTTTACGATTGCTTTCACTAGCCATAGTGATAATTTTGACTCAAAAAAACTTAAATCAACACAAAACCTAGTCAAAGCAGGAGATAAGTATGTCACCCTGTTAGGCGAACAGGTAAATGTTGGCGAGCAAGCTCCGCAGTTTAAAGTTGTAGATAAAAACTTTGCACCGGTGACATTGGCAGACTTTCAAGGACAAACGGTACTTATTTCAGTAGTGCCAAGCTTAGATACCGGTGTTTGTTCTATCCAAACAAAACGATTTAATGAAGAAGCAGCAAAGCTCCCTGAGAATATTACCATTTTAACCATCAGTAATGATTTGCCTTTTGCTCAAAAACGTTTTTGTGATGCTGAAAAAGTCGACAATATTAAAGTACTATCCGATTCAGTTTGGCGTGATTTTGGCACGAGCTATGGTTTATTAATTAAGGATATGGGACTACTTACCCGTGCCATATTTGTTATAAATAACCAAGGAAAGATTGTTTACAAAGAGCTAGTTGCTAACATATCACAACATCCTAATTATGATAAAGCGCTAGCTAAAGTTAGATATACGGCGCCTGTTATCGTTATCGATCCTGAAGCCGAAGTTGATGCGACTAAAGAACTTCCCGTAAAAGAAACCGAAAAATAA
- a CDS encoding response regulator yields the protein MTTKLLICDDSNMARKQVARSLPDGWDVEISFAADGVEGIEAIKAGKGDVLLLDLNMPKMDGYQVLEAIMAQDLPTLTIVISGDIQPEAHQRVTSLGALGFIQKPVNKDILTEVLSSYGLFSHEIPATNHELDTSHNTSINIPATTPSAVINTPEKPKVTQINVSTVESEPQVAETNLTLSTDVRDCYQEIANVAMGRAGDLLARLLNVFVELPIPNVNFIEVSELRMALKDIENHESTSGICQGFISAGISGEALLILNDSSFKDVASLMNYQYDADMGTELELLMDLANVLIGACLKGISEQLDIQFSQGHPEVLGQHRKISDLIANNANKWKKTLAIEISYSIEDYPIKCDLLLLFTEKSMQTLNNKLAYLID from the coding sequence ATGACCACTAAATTATTAATTTGTGATGATTCTAATATGGCGCGCAAGCAAGTAGCGCGATCATTACCTGATGGTTGGGATGTTGAAATAAGTTTTGCCGCTGATGGTGTTGAGGGAATTGAAGCGATAAAGGCAGGGAAGGGCGACGTACTATTACTTGATCTTAACATGCCAAAGATGGATGGCTATCAAGTGCTTGAAGCCATTATGGCGCAAGATTTACCAACACTTACCATTGTAATATCAGGTGATATTCAACCTGAGGCTCATCAACGTGTGACGAGTTTAGGCGCACTAGGTTTTATTCAAAAACCGGTCAATAAAGATATTCTCACTGAAGTACTATCATCGTATGGACTTTTCTCTCATGAAATTCCAGCGACGAATCATGAATTAGACACATCGCATAATACGTCAATTAATATTCCTGCAACTACACCATCTGCTGTTATAAATACTCCTGAGAAACCCAAGGTTACTCAAATTAATGTCTCTACGGTTGAGAGTGAACCACAAGTTGCAGAGACAAATCTTACCTTATCAACGGATGTTCGCGATTGTTATCAAGAAATAGCCAATGTTGCTATGGGTCGAGCGGGTGATTTACTTGCTCGTTTACTCAACGTTTTTGTTGAATTACCTATTCCTAATGTTAATTTCATCGAAGTGAGTGAGCTTCGAATGGCGTTGAAAGATATCGAAAATCATGAAAGTACATCGGGTATTTGCCAAGGCTTTATTAGTGCAGGCATTTCAGGAGAAGCCTTGCTGATCCTTAACGACTCTAGCTTTAAAGATGTCGCATCACTGATGAATTATCAATACGATGCAGATATGGGGACTGAGTTAGAACTATTAATGGACTTAGCAAATGTACTTATTGGTGCCTGCTTAAAAGGAATATCAGAGCAGCTCGATATTCAGTTTAGTCAGGGACATCCTGAGGTCTTAGGGCAACATAGAAAAATTTCTGATTTAATTGCAAATAATGCCAATAAATGGAAAAAAACACTCGCAATAGAAATTAGTTATAGCATAGAGGACTATCCAATCAAGTGTGATTTGTTATTACTCTTTACGGAAAAGTCTATGCAAACACTTAATAATAAATTGGCCTATTTGATTGATTAA
- a CDS encoding MGMT family protein: MLNPHYQQIWQTVQLIPQGKVACYGQIADLAGLPGRARLVGKSLGKVPKDGWRGQRVPWFRVINSQGKISFPPGSENFDKQKHHLQDEQVVVIGSRIKLKEFQWKPDLSELLFSLEF, translated from the coding sequence ATGCTAAATCCTCATTACCAACAAATATGGCAAACGGTACAGTTAATTCCGCAAGGTAAGGTGGCTTGTTATGGGCAAATTGCGGATTTAGCCGGTTTGCCTGGTAGAGCGCGTCTGGTCGGTAAATCGCTTGGTAAAGTACCAAAAGATGGCTGGCGAGGGCAAAGGGTACCTTGGTTTAGAGTTATTAACTCACAGGGTAAGATTTCTTTCCCTCCAGGCAGTGAAAATTTTGATAAGCAAAAGCATCATTTGCAAGATGAGCAGGTCGTTGTGATTGGTAGCAGGATCAAACTAAAAGAATTCCAATGGAAGCCCGATTTATCAGAATTATTGTTTTCACTAGAATTTTAA